The window CGCCATCTCCTTGGCCTCCTTCTTCTGGTTCCTGGCTTCAAACTGCAGCCTGCGAACAAGGAACAAGACATCAATAAAGATGGCATATAGACATAAAGACTGATCTATCCTGAGAGAATTAAAATGTAGATGAAGATAAAAAGGAAGTGCAAATTAAATAAGAAGGGGGGTCGCTGACCTGTTTTCAATGATCCTCTGGACGATGTCATCTGTGGTGAGATTGTTCCCACTATCGATGGTCCTGAATATCCCCCTTTTCTTAGGCTCCTGAAGGCAGAATACACAGCTGGTTATTTCAAACCAAACAAGGCCACATTTCCCCTGTCCTCCCCTGTGAATGAGGAGGTCCACCCTTGGACAGATTAGagcaatgttaaaaaaacagaatggagCAATAACACATATCATCCCTTACAGTTTTGTTAGATTTGAACCAATAATTAGGACTGATACTGGGAGTATCAGTGACCAGTCCAGGAGTAGTCACAGCCCAAACTATATATCATCATTTATGTTATATCTGATTTCCTTACATAAAAAAGGAATTGTATTGCAGCCCTGAAAACACGTTTTTGATGACATCTAGCTCCTGTTCCCCCCAAGTCTGAATGCACTTCATTTAAGTGGATTTTGACAAGAGAATTTGCCAAATGAAAGTCATCTCAAATTCATTCATAATGATTTGTCTGTTTGAGTAGGCTACAGAGATACAACTCGAAGCAGTTTGTTAAGCAAGGGATAACGTGCGACAAGGTATCTCAGTATACGATGATAAAAAAGGACCAGGTGGAGGCGTCACAGAGTGACCTGAGTGGCAGAGTTTAGTGCTCCGAGCAGCGGACAAAAACGTCCCACATAAGGTCATTTTGAAGACAAACCTGATCACTAAACCATTGAAGAGTTATAAAAGACAAAGCTGCATTAATAGTGTAACTTGTGTGTTCATGGCCTAAACTCGatgaatgttttgaaaaattaatcgATTGTCACtttttcacaaaattaaatcaatatttgttaACATTGTGTTTCTGACAGCATTCTTGTTAAATAATATTGAGAGTCCCATATTGTGATATTTGTATGCTTGCTGTATGACCAAGAACTGCCTCAGTTTTAGTCAAACATGGGGCCAACGCCATATTTTGACCTTAAAATAACctcaaatataaacacatgtaaCATATGAATACAGTACAATCATGGGTGTTGCTGCACTTCGATCAGAGACAATAGGACCCTGTACTCACGGCGTAGGGATCGGACTCATCCTTGTCTGGAAACACCTCTGTCTTGCCATGACACACCAGATCCACCTGCACAGTTATACAAACACACCTGCTTAAACCAGAGAGACGTAAACTGCATTCTTCCTGTAagtgcatgcctgtatatctACATGTAATTTCACTGTGGAGTCACTGCCTGTCACTGAGGAGTCCTATACTGGCAGATCTACGGGCAGATTGTTATTACTTTGCATATAAACTGCTATTACTGGTGTCAGTCTTGGCTAGGTGAACTTGTTATTaacttcatcttttttatttatagtcACAAATTATTTATCTAGATGAGTGAAGGGACACAatgcaacactttttttttactgactttcCTGAGACTTTTCAAACTGTGGATCACAATTTGAGGAAAAATACTGTGATACCGTTTTGTTAACTACCCACAGTCTGTATGACAGATCTCaccgatcagccaaaacattgaaaccagtaactagttttaatgttgtgaaagATCGCTGTAAATTGATGGCCTTTTGTCTGATATTTAAACTGTCCACAAGGGGGCGCCACTGTGTTCAGTATTGGGGCCCTTTTTGTAATACATACATGAATTGCCTATGGGTGAATCTTTCATATGCAGCAACCACACAGTGATCTGTCGTCCTGCCCTACACTCTCAAAGACATTTGGTAATATCTAATCTGATTTTTAATCCAACTCACCCAAAACTTTATCAGTAAATCCCAATTATTTCTAAATCTATAGTGATGCACCACTCAAAAATCGAATACTGACAAATGTTTAGCCAATATAATACCAAGCTATAGTAACTTTTGATGCCACCCCAAAGGAAATACTCTACTTTAAACACTGTTTTACCCACACTTGGAGGTGGTATTCAGTTTCTTATAAGGACTGAAATCGGCAAATGCAACTGTTTTACTGTATAGTTCTTGTTATATGTTGCGAAATGGTGTGTTTAGACTGGTTCTATGTTTGCTGATGTAACATTATTATGCTGACATTTTGTCCAGAACTATTGCAAAACAGTTGTTGATCTCAACACACTATCCTGGATAAATAAAGCTATAAATACATCAAATGCtataaaaacagacttaaatCCATACAAAGGCAACTCACCTTAAAGTGATCTAGCAGGTCTTTGCCCACTGCATAGGGTGCTCCAATCACCACCTCTGACACATACTATAGACAGACAGGATgatagtaaaaaacaaaaaaacaaaacaaaaacccaagcaacaacaacagcttcaTAAAGTTGATTTTGCTAATGATTAAACTTTTTATGCCAGTACCTCATCAGTctgtgcatttctgtttttaaatgtcaaagttTAACTAAAGAGCATCATTAAAATACAGGAGAGCGCAAAGGTGAAAGTGTTTATACTGCTCACTGGTTAAATTCTGGCAAATTCTGTCATCAAGCACTGAACAAAACTGATTGCAGAGTAAAGTAATTTTAGAAGTTGTTTTAGGACTGTGTAACATGTTTGGTTTGTGTAACATTCTCATATGTTGTTTTAACTTCAACcgaacacacacagtgcagatgGGGGCACAGAGACTCATTGTTCTAGACTGATAACCGACCAGCAGGAATGAGGGGAAAAGAGCCAAGTTCAGCCTGTGGTGCTGTGAGCGTGTGGGGCAGAAATACATCCTGCTGTGCTGAACatattttcagtctgtgtgCGAGAACTCACTCGACAGGCCAAGACACTCAGCGTTCTCTCGTGGATGTTCATGATTGGATAGTTCTTCCCCTTGTACCGATTCACTTCCTGAAGAGAGTGAAGAGCTCAGTtacaactttttcatttttacctttttgatATGGAGCCAACACACTTGAATCAAAAGGACAGAACACAGTAAGTTTAATATTGGCATAGGCTTACATTCCTATAACTCTGCAGACAGTTTAGAGGGCTTTCTTCCCTCTCTAACCATAAAGTCTGGGCTGCTAGTGTGTTAACTTGTTCCAAATGTTTCTCttgaaaactgttgacacagCAGGGAGCGGTGACTTTCTCATCCTTTTAAGAGGGTGTTTCTTGAAATGTaagtgtgagtgcatgtgtgtaattaGGCGTACCTGATCGAAGTGCAGACCTACGATGACATAGGGCCTATCTGCCTGCTTATAGACCATCTCTAGGAAGTCAACATGGCCGATGTCTGCGAGGAGTTTGCGGTCAAAGCAACAACTACAACATACATAGGAGAAAAGTTCTTTCCCAGATGTTCATAACTAAATTCTGGTTCTCTCTACGTGCTAAGGATACGGAAGAGGTCAAATGCTCCAGCCACATAGATGATGGTGTCTCCAGGCTGCGGCTCCTTTCCTGAGGCGAACTGGATGATCTTCTGGGACGTCTGGAGGAACTGAGACACTCCCGTCCATGGACTGTGGCCTTTAGGACCCTTGAACACaataacatatacagtactgaaTCACACTGACCCATTCCTACCACTGGGGCAAATTGGCAAAGGCTGTGTATTATAATTGTGAcaatttatttacatgaaagGGTTATAgtaacataaaaacatggcaTATACCTTTCCAAAATTGTCTGTATGCTGCTGGTAATCTGGGTTATCCTGCAGAAATTATTAGAGAGGAACAGATTAgatcaacagcaaaacaaacaacttcTGTCCATACAGCaa is drawn from Xiphias gladius isolate SHS-SW01 ecotype Sanya breed wild chromosome 15, ASM1685928v1, whole genome shotgun sequence and contains these coding sequences:
- the pcyt2 gene encoding ethanolamine-phosphate cytidylyltransferase isoform X2 — encoded protein: MVHYGHSNQLRQAKAMGDYLIAGVHTDAEISKHKGPPVFTQEERYKMVRAIKWVDEIVEGAPYVTTLETLDKYNCDFCVHGDDITLTVDGKDTYEEVKRAGRYRECRRTQGVSTTDLVGRMLLMTKAHHSNMDNPDYQQHTDNFGKGPKGHSPWTGVSQFLQTSQKIIQFASGKEPQPGDTIIYVAGAFDLFHIGHVDFLEMVYKQADRPYVIVGLHFDQEVNRYKGKNYPIMNIHERTLSVLACRYVSEVVIGAPYAVGKDLLDHFKVDLVCHGKTEVFPDKDESDPYAEPKKRGIFRTIDSGNNLTTDDIVQRIIENRLQFEARNQKKEAKEMAVIEAMKKREQQEQNEAEAQTAH
- the pcyt2 gene encoding ethanolamine-phosphate cytidylyltransferase isoform X1 — protein: MIKNGHHATDDQRDDAGCSKPGGSVCSPAKRKRVVRLWCDGCYDMVHYGHSNQLRQAKAMGDYLIAGVHTDAEISKHKGPPVFTQEERYKMVRAIKWVDEIVEGAPYVTTLETLDKYNCDFCVHGDDITLTVDGKDTYEEVKRAGRYRECRRTQGVSTTDLVGRMLLMTKAHHSNMDNPDYQQHTDNFGKGPKGHSPWTGVSQFLQTSQKIIQFASGKEPQPGDTIIYVAGAFDLFHIGHVDFLEMVYKQADRPYVIVGLHFDQEVNRYKGKNYPIMNIHERTLSVLACRYVSEVVIGAPYAVGKDLLDHFKVDLVCHGKTEVFPDKDESDPYAEPKKRGIFRTIDSGNNLTTDDIVQRIIENRLQFEARNQKKEAKEMAVIEAMKKREQQEQNEAEAQTAH